One window from the genome of Polynucleobacter sp. MWH-Svant-W18 encodes:
- the rsmA gene encoding 16S rRNA (adenine(1518)-N(6)/adenine(1519)-N(6))-dimethyltransferase RsmA, protein MHRARKRFGQNFLQDDGVIYSIVALIKPAPEMHVIEIGPGLGALTRPLLRNLEQLDLLEIDRDLVAYWNQQNLDGLKVIEGDALQFDFSEWAKNRTDKKGPCKVVGNLPYNISSPLLFHLVAAANDVDEQIFMLQAEVVERMVATAGSSEFSRLSVMMQARYDMELVLEVPPEAFDPQPKVNSAVVRMIPRKDFDLSSTQWGTLEQVVAAAFSQRRKMLRTNLQAYAERLKLTEIELKARAQDISVQRYIEWAKILAA, encoded by the coding sequence ATGCATCGCGCGCGAAAACGTTTTGGTCAAAACTTCTTGCAAGATGATGGCGTTATTTACTCCATTGTGGCCTTAATTAAGCCTGCCCCAGAAATGCATGTGATTGAGATTGGCCCCGGTCTTGGTGCTTTGACGAGGCCTTTACTGAGAAACCTAGAGCAGCTTGATCTCTTGGAGATTGACCGCGACCTAGTTGCTTATTGGAATCAGCAAAATCTTGATGGCTTAAAAGTAATTGAAGGGGATGCTCTCCAATTTGATTTTTCAGAGTGGGCTAAAAATCGTACTGACAAAAAAGGACCATGTAAGGTAGTCGGTAATTTGCCCTACAACATTTCTTCTCCACTACTATTTCATCTTGTTGCCGCCGCAAATGATGTTGATGAGCAGATTTTTATGTTGCAAGCTGAGGTGGTGGAGCGAATGGTGGCCACAGCGGGTAGTTCTGAATTTAGTCGGTTATCAGTGATGATGCAGGCTCGCTACGATATGGAGCTTGTCTTGGAGGTTCCTCCCGAAGCATTTGATCCTCAGCCAAAAGTGAACTCGGCTGTAGTGCGCATGATTCCCCGCAAAGACTTTGATCTTAGTTCGACTCAATGGGGCACCTTAGAGCAGGTGGTGGCTGCAGCTTTTTCACAAAGAAGAAAAATGCTGCGAACCAATTTGCAGGCTTATGCTGAAAGATTGAAATTGACTGAGATTGAATTAAAGGCCAGAGCGCAAGATATTTCGGTTCAGCGCTATATTGAATGGGCTAAGATCTTAGCCGCTTAA
- a CDS encoding FAD-dependent monooxygenase, with protein sequence MRSQSCDILIHGGGPVGLACAAWTLQKFPGAHLTLLDRNPENDADLASADSRGIALSHGSKLLLDTIHAWPQECADIHRVHVSQASRFGRALMTREELKQDALGHIIRYRDIHITLRQALRKIQANSPNFVWQHIDGNDVANSIPAKCVVHAEGGLFKKQDWVEAGRDYGQSALVGLVEVESAAPHTAWERFTAEGPLAVLPSHYGPNTLNLVWCGSPESSQRRLQLSDADFLISLQNEFGSRIGRFIKIQDRRLYELGLNYRKEITHGNEVWIGNAAQALHPVAGQGLNLGLRDAYLLAEKLVGVFSGSTGNQTLLAIQDALEGYAQSRKADRTTTIGLTDFMARVFTSNLIPIVLARGLALSALQWLPPVKTALARQMMFGRR encoded by the coding sequence ATGCGTTCTCAATCTTGCGATATCTTGATTCATGGAGGCGGCCCAGTTGGGCTTGCTTGTGCTGCTTGGACTTTACAAAAATTTCCAGGGGCGCATCTCACCCTCCTAGATCGCAACCCAGAAAATGATGCTGATCTTGCAAGCGCTGATAGTAGGGGGATAGCCCTATCCCATGGCAGCAAACTCTTATTAGATACGATCCATGCTTGGCCTCAAGAATGCGCCGACATTCACCGAGTACATGTATCGCAAGCCAGTCGCTTTGGGCGTGCACTAATGACACGAGAAGAACTCAAGCAAGATGCTTTAGGTCATATTATTCGCTACCGTGACATTCACATCACCTTACGCCAAGCACTCAGAAAAATTCAAGCAAACAGCCCCAATTTTGTTTGGCAACATATTGATGGCAATGATGTGGCTAATTCAATTCCCGCTAAGTGCGTTGTGCATGCAGAGGGTGGTTTATTTAAAAAGCAGGATTGGGTTGAGGCCGGTCGAGACTATGGGCAATCTGCCTTAGTGGGTTTAGTAGAGGTCGAGAGTGCCGCCCCCCATACAGCCTGGGAGCGCTTTACCGCTGAAGGCCCCTTAGCAGTTTTACCAAGTCACTACGGACCCAATACTTTAAATCTTGTATGGTGCGGATCTCCCGAATCTTCACAGCGTCGCCTGCAATTAAGTGATGCAGATTTTCTAATCTCCTTACAAAATGAATTTGGCTCTCGTATTGGGCGCTTTATTAAAATTCAAGATCGTCGCCTATATGAACTCGGCTTGAACTATCGCAAAGAGATTACCCATGGAAATGAGGTTTGGATTGGCAATGCTGCGCAAGCTTTACACCCAGTCGCAGGGCAAGGGCTGAATTTAGGATTACGCGATGCTTACTTGCTCGCTGAAAAATTAGTTGGGGTATTTTCAGGATCGACAGGAAATCAAACTCTGCTTGCCATCCAAGATGCATTAGAAGGTTACGCCCAGAGCCGCAAAGCAGATAGAACAACCACGATTGGCCTGACAGACTTTATGGCCAGAGTGTTCACTTCAAATCTCATCCCAATTGTGCTTGCCCGCGGATTGGCTTTATCAGCCCTTCAGTGGCTTCCCCCGGTGAAAACAGCCTTAGCTCGCCAGATGATGTTTGGCAGGCGCTAA
- a CDS encoding peptidylprolyl isomerase → MMLCRSFLKQSLSAILFGMILFVVGVASAQDSSHSSTASDRKIRNIDGVAAVVNTGYVTRKEIDDRIVSLQKQGVKLPEGQNLRKLILDRLIIEKIQLQNAEQEGIGVTNKELDKIIGDIAGRNKMTYAEFKAKIIATGMSFDRYKDTLRDDVVVSRYRERSVESKIKISDAEIDNFITDRQRAMQGNGAPRSAPPVKGAPEEIDVAQIFIPVDPSAGAGAQADAKKQAEILLRDARGDVDFLQLGAAAAKENPKIKFQDLGYRAPDRLPQLFYEAVRNTGGGQVVNTVVKSPAGYHVLKVIDRRAMNAAAPAQQQAAASETPSTPQNIPITQTLARHILLKNRPGLSDQDAERRLQGYRDQVRAKTADFGELAKKYSEDGSAANGGNLGWMGPGDLVPEFEQAMNRLQIGEVSNPVKSEFGWHLIQVLERRDAQLTVEKQREFARAAIRERKFEQAYQDWLRELRDTATVKILNVDDAASSAPR, encoded by the coding sequence ATGATGCTTTGTAGGAGTTTTTTAAAACAGAGTTTGTCTGCCATCCTTTTTGGGATGATCTTATTCGTTGTGGGAGTTGCATCCGCTCAAGACTCATCACATAGTTCTACTGCTTCAGATAGAAAGATTCGCAATATTGATGGCGTTGCTGCAGTTGTCAATACTGGGTATGTCACTCGTAAGGAGATTGATGATCGAATTGTAAGTCTTCAAAAGCAAGGCGTGAAGTTGCCTGAAGGTCAAAATCTACGAAAACTAATTTTAGATCGCTTAATTATTGAAAAAATTCAATTGCAAAATGCCGAACAAGAGGGTATCGGAGTGACCAATAAAGAATTGGACAAAATTATTGGAGATATCGCCGGCAGAAATAAAATGACGTATGCTGAGTTCAAGGCAAAAATCATTGCTACGGGTATGTCGTTTGATCGCTATAAAGACACTCTCCGCGATGATGTAGTTGTCAGTCGCTATCGTGAGCGTTCAGTAGAATCAAAGATCAAAATCTCTGATGCAGAGATTGATAATTTTATTACTGATCGTCAACGTGCAATGCAAGGTAATGGCGCTCCACGATCAGCCCCTCCAGTTAAGGGTGCACCTGAAGAGATTGATGTAGCGCAAATTTTTATTCCGGTTGATCCCTCTGCTGGCGCTGGGGCTCAGGCTGATGCTAAGAAGCAGGCTGAAATTTTATTGCGAGACGCTAGAGGTGATGTCGACTTCTTGCAACTCGGTGCAGCAGCAGCAAAAGAGAATCCGAAAATTAAATTTCAGGATTTGGGTTACCGAGCCCCTGATCGCTTACCGCAATTATTTTATGAAGCCGTTAGAAATACCGGCGGTGGTCAGGTAGTCAATACAGTGGTTAAAAGTCCTGCGGGATATCATGTGCTCAAGGTGATTGATCGGCGTGCCATGAACGCTGCCGCACCTGCACAGCAACAGGCTGCAGCATCAGAGACCCCATCAACCCCTCAAAATATTCCAATCACGCAAACCCTAGCACGCCATATTTTGTTAAAAAATAGGCCTGGTTTATCGGATCAAGATGCGGAAAGACGCTTGCAGGGCTATCGTGATCAAGTGCGCGCCAAAACTGCTGATTTTGGTGAGTTGGCTAAAAAATATTCCGAGGATGGCTCAGCTGCTAATGGCGGAAATTTGGGCTGGATGGGGCCTGGAGATTTAGTCCCAGAATTTGAGCAAGCAATGAATCGATTGCAAATTGGCGAAGTTAGTAATCCAGTCAAATCCGAATTTGGTTGGCACTTGATTCAAGTACTCGAGCGTCGAGATGCGCAATTAACTGTTGAGAAGCAGCGAGAATTCGCGCGCGCGGCGATTCGCGAAAGAAAATTTGAGCAAGCCTATCAGGATTGGCTGCGTGAATTGCGTGACACAGCAACGGTCAAAATCCTGAATGTTGATGATGCAGCAAGCTCAGCCCCTCGTTAA
- the pdxA gene encoding 4-hydroxythreonine-4-phosphate dehydrogenase PdxA, whose product MMQQAQPLVNLVITTGEPAGVGPEVSMAAAQDFLAEQPNARITLLGDPDLLRVDSEIDPSIFKRLTVDPVPLVAPSALGLLNSSNAPYVLSMLDQAIDACLQGRYDAMVTAPIQKSVINDAGISFTGHTEYLAQHCNTQHVVMMLCAPLAKGFLGIKSPRDLRVALVTTHLPLRDVPAALTYDLILETIQIVDQDLRAKFGISKPKIRVAGLNPHAGEAGYLGTEEMECITPAIESANQQGIDVTGPYPGDTMFDAGALEQVDAFIAMYHDQGLAPFKFVSFGGGVNVTLGLPIIRTSVDHGTALDIAGKGIADSGSMLDALRLAYTLALNTRKLN is encoded by the coding sequence ATGATGCAGCAAGCTCAGCCCCTCGTTAATCTGGTAATTACTACCGGCGAACCAGCTGGGGTTGGTCCTGAGGTTTCCATGGCTGCCGCCCAAGACTTTTTGGCAGAACAACCGAATGCACGCATTACTCTTTTGGGTGACCCAGATTTACTAAGGGTTGACTCAGAAATTGATCCAAGTATATTCAAACGCCTTACGGTTGACCCTGTTCCCTTAGTTGCTCCTTCAGCGCTGGGGCTCTTAAATTCTTCTAATGCTCCATACGTTCTCAGCATGCTTGATCAAGCTATAGATGCTTGCTTACAGGGGCGCTATGACGCAATGGTCACAGCGCCAATTCAAAAGAGCGTCATCAATGATGCTGGCATTTCTTTTACTGGCCATACAGAATATTTGGCACAGCATTGCAATACGCAGCATGTTGTCATGATGCTATGCGCTCCACTAGCAAAGGGTTTTTTAGGAATCAAGAGTCCTAGAGACTTGCGAGTTGCTCTAGTAACTACTCATTTGCCCTTGAGGGATGTGCCAGCTGCGCTTACATATGACCTGATTTTGGAAACAATTCAGATAGTTGACCAAGATTTAAGAGCCAAATTTGGTATTTCTAAACCCAAGATTCGAGTTGCCGGTTTAAACCCGCATGCAGGAGAAGCAGGCTATTTGGGCACTGAAGAGATGGAGTGCATTACACCTGCAATTGAATCTGCTAATCAGCAGGGCATTGATGTCACAGGACCTTATCCTGGGGATACGATGTTTGATGCTGGGGCACTTGAGCAAGTAGATGCTTTTATTGCGATGTATCACGATCAAGGCCTAGCCCCCTTTAAGTTTGTAAGCTTTGGCGGGGGAGTAAATGTGACTCTAGGCCTACCAATTATTCGGACTTCGGTTGATCATGGCACCGCTTTAGACATCGCTGGAAAAGGAATTGCAGACTCCGGCAGCATGTTAGATGCTCTCCGCTTGGCATATACCTTAGCTTTAAATACCCGAAAGCTAAATTAA
- a CDS encoding aminoglycoside phosphotransferase family protein, which translates to MTDARLNTLHAWLKALQPNWQLDLDSLTPASADASFRRYFRIESQKPGFETLIVMDAPPQHEPLDTFIQVDLLLSDAGLNVPKILEQNIVDGFLLLNDLGSKTYLAELNNATADHLYKDATHALVQMQIASKPGVLPDYDKALLQRELDLFPEWYLRKHLDIELSTLQENQIKQSFALIIANNLAQAKVYVHRDYHSRNLMVTTKNNPGVIDFQDAVYGPITYDASSLWRDAYIAWPEERVIDWVIKFWEEGRRAGLPMPNDFGEFYRDFEWMGLQRHLKILGIFARLFHRDGKDGYLKDIPLVLEYAITTANRYIELKPLARILESTRENKP; encoded by the coding sequence ATGACTGACGCTCGCTTAAACACCCTTCACGCCTGGCTAAAAGCCCTCCAGCCTAACTGGCAATTAGATCTAGACTCCCTGACCCCAGCCTCTGCAGATGCGAGCTTTCGGAGGTATTTCCGAATAGAGTCCCAAAAACCTGGTTTTGAGACTTTGATCGTGATGGATGCGCCACCTCAACACGAGCCCTTAGATACCTTCATTCAGGTGGATTTATTGCTCTCAGATGCGGGATTAAATGTGCCAAAAATCTTGGAACAGAACATTGTTGATGGCTTCCTTTTATTAAATGATCTCGGCAGCAAAACTTATCTTGCAGAACTCAATAATGCAACAGCTGATCACCTATACAAAGATGCCACACATGCTTTAGTGCAAATGCAAATAGCAAGCAAGCCTGGCGTATTGCCAGACTACGATAAGGCCTTGTTACAGCGTGAATTGGATTTATTTCCAGAATGGTATTTACGCAAACATCTCGATATCGAATTAAGCACATTACAAGAAAATCAAATCAAGCAATCCTTTGCGCTCATCATTGCTAATAATTTAGCGCAAGCCAAGGTATATGTACATCGCGATTACCATTCACGCAATTTAATGGTGACCACTAAAAATAATCCTGGGGTGATTGATTTTCAGGATGCCGTGTATGGTCCCATTACCTACGATGCATCCTCCCTATGGCGTGATGCTTATATCGCTTGGCCAGAAGAACGCGTTATTGACTGGGTTATCAAATTTTGGGAAGAAGGTCGGAGAGCTGGACTCCCCATGCCAAATGATTTTGGTGAGTTCTATCGCGATTTTGAGTGGATGGGATTACAGCGCCACCTCAAGATTCTGGGCATCTTTGCTAGGCTCTTTCACCGGGACGGCAAAGACGGCTATCTCAAAGACATCCCATTGGTATTAGAGTACGCGATTACGACTGCCAACCGCTATATCGAGTTAAAGCCCCTAGCGCGCATTTTGGAATCCACTCGCGAAAATAAGCCCTAA
- a CDS encoding aminopeptidase P N-terminal domain-containing protein, with protein MNKTTIYQDRRNALAKHIFSKSGGGIAIISTAPEVSRNRDSEFPYRHDSDFFYLTGFEEPGATLVMQVSNSGKSYELQSHLFCRPKDPEREIWDGIRLGPEAAPEALRIEFAHSNHALDQKLSELLADQKAIYVRLSESAEADRRLRHWMKEVRGKARAGVNPPSELHDVEALIHEMRLFKDVHELDTMRRAAAISARAHIRAMQVCKPGMREYQLEAELLHEFRNSGAQSVAYNSIVAGGVNSCILHYRAGNTELRSGELCLIDAGCELDSYASDITRTFPVNGKFTGPQRSLYDITLAAQEAAIAVTKPGNSFMQPHEAALRVLTQGLLDEKLLKLSELGSLENAIETGAYRRFYMHRTSHWLGMDVHDVGSYREVTQTNAAEDKPWRILQSGMVITIEPGLYVRPAADVDEAFWNIGIRIEDDAVINNTGCELISRGAPVKADEIEALMKNQ; from the coding sequence ATGAATAAAACAACTATCTATCAAGACCGCAGAAACGCATTAGCAAAACACATCTTCAGTAAAAGCGGTGGTGGTATTGCAATCATCTCCACTGCACCAGAAGTAAGTCGCAATCGCGATAGTGAATTTCCTTACCGCCATGACAGTGATTTCTTCTACCTAACGGGATTTGAAGAGCCAGGGGCAACTTTAGTCATGCAAGTTAGCAATAGCGGAAAGAGTTACGAACTTCAATCGCATTTATTTTGTCGACCCAAAGATCCAGAGCGAGAAATTTGGGATGGCATTCGTCTTGGGCCAGAAGCTGCACCTGAAGCACTTAGAATTGAATTTGCTCATAGCAATCACGCTTTAGATCAAAAGCTCAGCGAACTTCTGGCTGATCAAAAAGCAATTTATGTCCGACTTTCTGAAAGTGCCGAAGCAGATCGACGCTTACGCCATTGGATGAAAGAAGTCCGTGGTAAAGCACGCGCTGGCGTCAATCCACCATCCGAGTTGCATGATGTTGAAGCCCTGATTCATGAGATGCGCTTATTTAAAGATGTACATGAGCTAGATACTATGCGTCGCGCTGCGGCTATCTCAGCCCGCGCCCATATCCGCGCAATGCAAGTTTGCAAACCCGGAATGCGCGAGTACCAACTGGAAGCAGAATTGCTGCATGAGTTCCGCAACAGTGGTGCACAGAGCGTTGCCTACAACAGTATCGTGGCTGGGGGAGTAAACTCTTGCATCTTGCACTACCGTGCTGGGAACACTGAATTACGCAGTGGTGAACTATGTCTGATTGATGCTGGTTGCGAATTAGACAGCTATGCTTCTGATATCACCCGCACTTTTCCGGTGAATGGAAAATTTACTGGGCCACAACGATCTCTTTACGACATTACCCTAGCCGCTCAAGAAGCTGCGATTGCCGTGACAAAGCCAGGAAATAGCTTTATGCAGCCTCATGAAGCAGCTCTTCGCGTGCTGACACAGGGTTTGCTTGATGAAAAATTACTCAAACTCTCTGAGTTGGGTTCGCTTGAAAACGCAATCGAGACCGGTGCCTATCGTCGTTTCTATATGCATCGGACATCTCACTGGTTGGGAATGGATGTCCATGATGTTGGCTCCTATCGCGAGGTAACTCAAACTAATGCTGCCGAAGATAAACCTTGGCGCATCTTGCAAAGCGGTATGGTCATCACAATTGAGCCAGGACTCTATGTGAGACCTGCAGCAGATGTTGATGAAGCCTTTTGGAATATTGGCATTCGGATTGAAGATGATGCCGTTATCAACAACACCGGCTGTGAATTAATTTCTCGAGGTGCTCCAGTTAAGGCAGATGAGATAGAAGCACTCATGAAAAACCAATAA
- a CDS encoding LPS-assembly protein LptD produces MTQLNTNTVLIPDRGNVTVLKLDDQLRVGKPIEDGKALTFTSSDTIDGVVNRDMHLKSRAQIRRNGAALKADEITYNPDTDIADLIGNAELSKGNVTFKGPAGQFKVDAREGAMETPSYELRDNRASGSAKKLTIAGPDIFVFDKATYTTCTPENMDWYFTASTLEIDNEQKEMVGTHGVMRFFDVPIAYVPYFTAPTGGQRRSGLLAPVVGYNSNNGLDITQPYYVNIAPNRDLLLLPREMNHRGFMLGAQYRFLDTQYSGTLAGDYLPYDKQTGTNRWKYDWQQRQVFAGGVGPGGAPMPGSWSGYVNMARVSDSLYPTDFSQSIAGQITNQFRQEAGTSKQLTGELSNWVVGAKVANFQTLQPDPNNLVQAPYNVMPNITAAYNGQLTPTVSDASGKYLALPTGPKTTFSTDYTRFAYALGSNFNAPVPGAYTQADRTVVKGALSLPQITPGYYITPTISFQSNTYNATAYTPGTPNAQGFTIPTFTLDSGLAFERDASELKGFFGRDMFLTMEPRAFYAYTPYQSQANTPLFDTADAGFGVSQIFTANTFIGNDRISDVNAATVGLTSRMIEANTGAERANVTLAQKQQFTGQKVGLNGNIANPTTYSDTLGSASVRLLGNFSADMFGQYNTQLNRFVQTTVGASWRPTPGRSLNFGYRNVWSPPIQASTQNNQTATPGATTTDQYNVSGQWPLTREVSVLGRWGYDALTIKTLNTLVGLEWTRDCWTFRGAYSQAVNTSLITTTQVLFQIEFRGFASAGSNPVDIMRLNVPGYMPTSKPIPPSIYENYQ; encoded by the coding sequence GTGACACAGCTAAATACGAATACTGTGCTCATACCAGATCGCGGTAATGTCACTGTTTTGAAGTTGGACGACCAACTACGAGTTGGCAAGCCAATCGAGGATGGAAAGGCATTGACTTTTACTTCAAGTGACACGATCGATGGTGTGGTGAATCGCGATATGCACTTAAAGAGTCGGGCACAAATTCGTCGCAATGGAGCGGCGTTAAAGGCGGACGAAATCACTTACAACCCAGATACGGATATTGCTGACTTAATTGGAAATGCTGAACTATCAAAAGGCAATGTCACATTTAAGGGTCCAGCAGGTCAATTCAAGGTAGATGCTCGAGAAGGTGCAATGGAGACGCCATCATATGAGTTGCGCGATAACCGTGCTAGTGGCTCTGCTAAAAAGTTAACTATTGCTGGCCCAGATATATTTGTATTTGATAAAGCTACCTATACCACTTGCACTCCAGAAAATATGGATTGGTATTTCACAGCCAGCACTTTGGAAATTGACAATGAGCAGAAAGAGATGGTTGGTACGCATGGCGTCATGCGTTTCTTTGATGTACCGATTGCTTATGTCCCATACTTCACTGCCCCCACTGGCGGGCAGCGTCGTTCGGGTTTATTGGCTCCAGTGGTCGGATATAACTCAAACAATGGCTTAGATATTACGCAGCCCTACTACGTCAATATCGCCCCCAACCGTGATTTGCTTTTGTTGCCCCGAGAAATGAATCATCGTGGTTTTATGTTGGGTGCGCAGTATCGTTTTTTAGATACCCAATACTCTGGAACTTTAGCTGGTGATTATTTGCCATACGATAAACAAACTGGTACAAATCGGTGGAAGTACGACTGGCAGCAAAGACAAGTTTTTGCTGGAGGGGTTGGTCCTGGAGGTGCCCCGATGCCTGGATCATGGTCGGGTTACGTCAATATGGCTCGTGTCTCAGATAGTTTGTACCCAACCGATTTTTCTCAAAGTATTGCTGGGCAGATTACCAATCAATTTAGGCAAGAGGCAGGCACTAGTAAGCAGCTGACTGGTGAATTGAGCAATTGGGTGGTTGGCGCAAAGGTCGCTAACTTTCAAACCTTGCAGCCGGATCCAAATAATCTTGTGCAAGCGCCATACAACGTAATGCCCAACATCACTGCTGCATACAATGGCCAGTTGACTCCTACTGTATCGGATGCAAGCGGTAAGTACTTAGCATTACCTACTGGGCCAAAAACCACTTTTTCTACCGATTACACTCGATTTGCTTATGCTTTAGGTAGCAACTTTAATGCCCCTGTACCTGGCGCATACACTCAGGCTGACAGAACCGTGGTTAAAGGCGCACTTTCGCTTCCACAAATTACTCCTGGCTACTACATCACGCCTACGATTAGCTTTCAGTCAAACACTTATAACGCAACTGCCTACACGCCTGGCACCCCAAACGCTCAGGGATTTACCATTCCAACCTTTACATTGGATTCTGGTTTAGCGTTTGAGAGAGATGCTTCAGAGCTCAAAGGTTTTTTTGGGCGTGATATGTTCCTCACAATGGAGCCGCGCGCTTTTTATGCTTACACCCCTTATCAAAGTCAAGCAAACACACCATTGTTTGATACTGCTGATGCAGGCTTTGGCGTATCTCAGATTTTTACCGCAAATACGTTTATTGGTAACGACCGTATCTCAGACGTTAATGCTGCAACAGTTGGCCTTACTAGTCGAATGATTGAGGCTAATACGGGCGCTGAGCGAGCCAATGTTACGCTGGCACAAAAGCAGCAATTTACAGGTCAAAAAGTTGGTCTAAATGGAAATATTGCTAACCCCACTACCTATTCAGATACTCTGGGTTCTGCATCGGTGCGTCTATTGGGTAACTTCAGTGCAGATATGTTTGGTCAGTACAACACCCAGTTAAATCGCTTTGTCCAGACAACCGTGGGTGCTAGCTGGAGACCAACTCCTGGCCGAAGTCTAAACTTTGGTTATCGTAATGTCTGGTCACCTCCAATTCAAGCTTCTACACAAAACAATCAAACAGCGACTCCAGGTGCAACAACTACTGATCAATACAATGTCTCAGGTCAATGGCCTCTTACACGCGAAGTCTCTGTTTTGGGACGCTGGGGTTACGATGCTTTAACCATTAAAACTTTGAACACGTTGGTTGGATTAGAGTGGACTAGAGACTGTTGGACCTTTCGTGGAGCATATTCTCAGGCCGTTAATACTTCTTTGATTACCACCACCCAGGTCCTGTTCCAGATAGAATTTAGGGGCTTTGCTAGCGCTGGTAGTAATCCAGTTGATATCATGAGGCTAAATGTTCCAGGATATATGCCTACCTCTAAGCCTATACCACCCTCCATATATGAGAATTATCAATGA
- the murU gene encoding N-acetylmuramate alpha-1-phosphate uridylyltransferase MurU, whose protein sequence is MRKINPLPCFLLAAGRGERMRPLTDHLPKPLLTINNKSLLAWHLEALANAQFKEVVINHAWLGEKIEAALKDGREFNLNIQYSPEGTALETAGGIVKALALMNAQDYFLVMNGDVFTPGLPMNKLIETANKLRIDPTKPLAHLLMVPNPAQHPHGDFYLYGSKVSSEESPDSEKLTFSGIGIYHKDLFKDLQIGAPAKLAPLLREAMTQNKVTGEKYSGPWHDVGTPQRLQELNAAYE, encoded by the coding sequence ATGCGCAAGATCAATCCTCTTCCTTGTTTTTTGCTTGCCGCTGGCAGGGGGGAGCGGATGCGACCGCTCACAGATCATTTACCAAAACCTTTACTCACCATCAACAATAAATCCTTGTTGGCGTGGCATCTTGAAGCACTCGCCAACGCACAATTCAAAGAGGTCGTCATTAATCATGCATGGCTTGGCGAAAAAATAGAAGCCGCACTGAAAGATGGTCGCGAGTTCAATTTAAATATTCAATACTCGCCAGAAGGTACCGCTCTAGAAACCGCCGGCGGAATAGTCAAAGCACTAGCCCTCATGAATGCCCAGGATTACTTTTTAGTCATGAATGGTGATGTATTTACCCCCGGCCTACCAATGAATAAGCTTATCGAGACCGCCAATAAACTTCGTATTGATCCCACTAAACCATTGGCACACCTGTTGATGGTTCCAAATCCCGCTCAACATCCTCATGGAGATTTTTATCTCTATGGAAGCAAGGTTAGCAGTGAAGAGTCTCCAGACTCTGAAAAGTTGACGTTTTCAGGGATTGGCATCTATCACAAGGATCTCTTTAAAGACCTGCAAATCGGGGCTCCCGCCAAACTAGCCCCCCTTTTGCGAGAGGCGATGACGCAAAATAAGGTCACTGGTGAAAAATATTCTGGTCCATGGCACGATGTAGGAACTCCGCAACGCTTGCAAGAGCTAAATGCAGCTTATGAATAA
- a CDS encoding 1-acyl-sn-glycerol-3-phosphate acyltransferase encodes MTFIRSLLFALFLLIFTPIWSVLCMLAFPFLSPEHRYNFIGFWNKVVIWLLWHLCGIHYEIRGMENMLAVLNQPIVILSKHQSAYETIAYIALLPKQLCFVFKRELLWIPFFGWALALLKMIHIDRANKQTAALSVASQGRKRLAEGKWIMLFPEGTRTPRGSTKPYRKGGARLASATGALVIPIAHNAGNFWPKNSFLKQPGTVIFSIGPAIASEGKSGEQLQQEVEGWIEAEMRRIDPSAYQ; translated from the coding sequence ATGACTTTTATTCGATCACTACTATTCGCTCTTTTTCTCCTCATCTTCACTCCAATTTGGTCAGTGTTATGTATGCTGGCCTTCCCTTTCCTTAGTCCAGAACATCGTTATAACTTCATTGGCTTTTGGAACAAGGTGGTGATTTGGCTGCTCTGGCATCTTTGCGGAATACATTATGAAATTCGCGGCATGGAAAATATGCTTGCAGTACTCAACCAACCAATTGTGATCTTGAGCAAACATCAATCTGCTTATGAAACAATCGCCTACATTGCCTTACTACCAAAGCAGCTATGTTTTGTCTTCAAACGTGAATTACTTTGGATTCCCTTCTTTGGCTGGGCTTTGGCTTTACTCAAAATGATTCATATCGATAGAGCAAATAAACAAACTGCAGCACTTTCAGTTGCGAGTCAGGGACGCAAGCGATTAGCTGAAGGTAAATGGATCATGTTATTTCCAGAGGGCACCAGAACACCCAGAGGCTCTACAAAGCCATACCGCAAAGGCGGCGCCCGCCTTGCAAGTGCTACTGGTGCTTTAGTTATTCCGATTGCACATAATGCTGGTAATTTCTGGCCTAAAAATAGTTTTTTGAAACAGCCTGGTACCGTGATTTTCTCAATTGGCCCAGCTATTGCTTCCGAAGGTAAATCTGGTGAACAGTTGCAACAAGAGGTTGAAGGCTGGATCGAAGCTGAAATGCGTCGCATTGATCCAAGCGCTTACCAATAA